Genomic DNA from Acidimicrobiales bacterium:
GAGCGTCGCCGAACTGCTCAGTCGGGCCGACCTCATCTTCGTCAACGGTCTCAAGCTCGAGGAGCCGACCGTCGAGTTGGCCGAGGCCAATATGCGTGACGACGCCGAGATCATCGAACTCGGGACGATCGCCCTGCCGGAAGCGGACTACATCTACGACTTCTCGTTCCCCGAGTCCGAAGGCAAACCCAACCCTCATCTGTGGACCGATCCGAGCTACGCACTCCAGTACACCGAAATCATTCGCGACCGGGTGACCGCTGCCGATCCCGAGAACGCCGACTACTACGCGGCGAACTATGAGGCGTTCGCCGCCCTCATCGACGAGTTCGATGCCGCCATGCGGGAGTCGTTCGCCACCATTCCCGAAGGCAGCAAGAAGTTGCTGACCTATCACGACGCCTACGCGTACTTCGCCAAGAACTATGGCTGGGAGGTGATCGGGGCGATCCAGGTATCGGACTTCGAGGACCCGACGGCGAAGGAGTTGGCCGACCTCATCGATCAGGTCCGGGCCGAGGGCGTGCAAGCCATCTTCGGTTCCGAAGTGTTCCCGAGCCCGGTCCTCGAACA
This window encodes:
- a CDS encoding metal ABC transporter substrate-binding protein, yielding MKLLTPLLLAGALVAASCGGSGGGASASDDASADSDRLVLATTVAPITSLASQIVGDRAEVVGIVPEGTNSHTYEPKPSVAELLSRADLIFVNGLKLEEPTVELAEANMRDDAEIIELGTIALPEADYIYDFSFPESEGKPNPHLWTDPSYALQYTEIIRDRVTAADPENADYYAANYEAFAALIDEFDAAMRESFATIPEGSKKLLTYHDAYAYFAKNYGWEVIGAIQVSDFEDPTAKELADLIDQVRAEGVQAIFGSEVFPSPVLEQIGQEAGVTYVDVLRDDDLPGEPGDAEHSWLGLMVFDYLTMTDALGGDSSAIAALDVRNVAPDEATYPQ